The following are encoded in a window of Pseudomonas sp. JQ170C genomic DNA:
- a CDS encoding MucB/RseB C-terminal domain-containing protein — translation MRALPLIPLLLGGWLSLPALAANSSPQASDWLKKLAQAEQQQSYQGTFVYERNGSFSTHDIWHRVQDGKVSERLLQLDGSAQEVVRVDGHTQCVSGTLAPGVSNSPESTARVLDPLKLMSWYDLGVAGKSRVADREAVIVTLSPRDQHRYAFELHLDRQTGLPLKSLMLDDKGRLLERFQFTRLVTDQAPSEDELKASDLCKPVTQVAEQATQPATGWRSDWLPPGFELIGSSVRKDPQDKGTVSNLMYDDGLARFSVFIEALGTSSAIDVRTQLGPTVAVSRRLTTPKGEVMVTVVGEIPIGTAERIALSMRSQDTQAQK, via the coding sequence ATGCGCGCGCTACCTCTCATACCGCTGTTGTTGGGTGGCTGGCTCTCACTGCCGGCCCTCGCTGCCAACTCCTCGCCGCAAGCGAGTGACTGGCTCAAGAAGCTGGCGCAAGCCGAGCAGCAGCAGAGTTATCAAGGTACTTTCGTTTACGAGCGTAACGGCAGCTTCTCCACCCACGACATCTGGCATCGTGTCCAGGACGGCAAGGTCAGCGAGCGGTTGTTACAGCTCGATGGCTCGGCCCAGGAAGTCGTGCGTGTCGACGGGCATACCCAGTGCGTGAGCGGAACCTTGGCGCCTGGCGTGAGTAATTCGCCAGAGTCCACAGCGCGAGTACTCGATCCTCTGAAACTGATGAGCTGGTATGACCTCGGGGTCGCCGGCAAATCCCGGGTGGCAGACCGTGAAGCGGTGATTGTTACCCTCAGCCCTCGAGATCAACACCGCTACGCATTCGAGCTGCACCTTGATCGCCAGACCGGCTTGCCATTGAAGTCGCTGATGCTCGATGACAAGGGGCGCTTGCTGGAGCGATTCCAGTTCACCCGACTGGTAACCGACCAGGCGCCAAGCGAAGATGAGCTCAAGGCGAGCGATCTGTGCAAACCGGTCACCCAGGTGGCCGAACAAGCGACACAGCCGGCCACCGGCTGGCGTTCCGACTGGCTGCCGCCAGGCTTTGAGCTGATTGGTAGCTCGGTGCGCAAGGACCCACAAGACAAGGGCACGGTCAGCAACCTGATGTACGATGATGGCCTGGCGCGGTTCTCGGTCTTTATCGAAGCACTGGGAACAAGTTCGGCAATCGACGTCCGCACCCAGCTGGGCCCTACCGTTGCGGTTTCGCGACGCCTGACCACGCCCAAGGGCGAAGTCATGGTCACGGTGGTGGGCGAAATCCCGATCGGTACTGCCGAGCGGATTGCATTGTCGATGCGATCTCAGGACACTCAGGCACAGAAATGA
- a CDS encoding DegQ family serine endoprotease gives MLGQVVTAQAEALPDFTTLVEQASPAVVNISTKQKLPERKYATGEMPDLEGLPPMFREFFERNMPQNPRSPRGDRQREAQSLGSGFIISDDGYVLTNNHVVADADEIIVRLSDRSELQAKLVGTDPRTDVALLKVEGKNLPTVKLGDSSKLKVGEWVLAIGSPFGFDHSVTKGIVSAKGRTLPNDTYVPFIQTDVAINPGNSGGPLFNMNGEVVGINSQIFTRSGGFMGLSFAIPIDVALDVSNQLKKDGKVSRGWLGVVIQEVNKDLAESFGLDKPSGALVAQVLEDGPAAKGGLQVGDVILSMNGQPIVMSADLPHLVGGLKDGAKAKLEIIRNGKRQNLDVTIGALPDDDADITTNASGGVERSSNRLGVSVSDLTAEQKKTLELKGGVVIKEVQDGPAALIGLRPGDVISHLNNQAILNAKQFTEIAKELPKNRSVSMRVLRQGRASFITFKLAE, from the coding sequence ATGCTCGGTCAGGTGGTCACCGCCCAGGCTGAAGCCCTGCCGGACTTCACCACCCTGGTCGAGCAGGCTTCGCCGGCTGTAGTGAACATCTCGACAAAGCAGAAGCTGCCGGAACGCAAGTACGCGACGGGTGAGATGCCAGACCTTGAAGGCCTGCCACCGATGTTCCGCGAGTTCTTCGAGCGCAACATGCCTCAAAACCCACGCTCGCCACGCGGTGACCGCCAGCGTGAAGCGCAATCCCTGGGTTCGGGCTTCATCATCTCCGACGATGGCTATGTACTGACCAACAACCATGTGGTTGCCGACGCTGACGAAATCATCGTCCGCCTGTCCGATCGCAGCGAACTGCAAGCCAAGCTGGTCGGCACTGACCCGCGTACCGACGTGGCCTTGCTCAAGGTCGAAGGCAAGAACCTGCCAACCGTCAAGCTGGGCGACTCCAGCAAGCTGAAAGTGGGTGAGTGGGTGCTGGCGATCGGCTCGCCGTTCGGTTTCGACCACTCGGTGACCAAAGGTATCGTCAGCGCCAAGGGCCGTACCCTGCCCAACGACACCTATGTACCGTTCATCCAGACCGACGTTGCGATTAACCCCGGTAACTCCGGTGGCCCGCTGTTCAACATGAACGGCGAGGTGGTGGGTATCAACTCGCAGATCTTCACGCGTTCCGGTGGCTTCATGGGCCTGTCGTTCGCCATCCCGATCGACGTGGCGCTGGATGTATCCAACCAGCTCAAGAAAGACGGCAAGGTCAGCCGCGGCTGGCTGGGCGTGGTGATCCAGGAGGTCAACAAGGACCTGGCTGAATCCTTTGGCCTGGACAAGCCTTCCGGTGCCCTGGTAGCCCAGGTGCTTGAAGATGGCCCGGCAGCCAAGGGTGGCCTGCAAGTGGGTGACGTGATCCTGAGCATGAACGGTCAGCCGATCGTCATGTCGGCCGACCTGCCGCACCTGGTCGGTGGCCTGAAGGACGGTGCCAAGGCCAAGCTGGAGATCATCCGCAACGGCAAGCGCCAGAACCTGGATGTCACCATCGGTGCACTGCCTGATGATGACGCCGATATCACCACCAACGCTTCCGGTGGTGTGGAACGCAGCAGCAACCGCCTGGGTGTCTCGGTTTCCGACCTGACCGCCGAGCAGAAAAAGACCCTTGAGCTCAAGGGCGGCGTGGTGATCAAGGAAGTCCAGGACGGCCCTGCGGCCTTGATTGGCCTGCGTCCAGGTGATGTCATCAGCCACCTGAACAACCAGGCGATCCTGAACGCCAAGCAGTTCACCGAAATCGCCAAGGAACTGCCGAAGAACCGTTCGGTGTCGATGCGCGTGCTGCGTCAGGGCCGCGCAAGCTTCATTACCTTCAAGCTGGCTGAATAA
- a CDS encoding FAD assembly factor SdhE produces the protein MVEQTELNRLFWHSRRGMLELDVLLVPFSKDVYPTLSQEDRDLYKRLLSCEDQDMFGWFMERSESEDPELQRMVRIILDRVQPK, from the coding sequence ATGGTCGAACAAACTGAACTCAACCGGCTCTTTTGGCACAGCCGCCGTGGCATGCTCGAGCTCGACGTACTGCTGGTCCCTTTCAGCAAGGACGTCTATCCGACCCTGAGCCAGGAAGATCGTGACCTGTACAAGCGCTTGCTGAGCTGCGAAGACCAGGACATGTTTGGCTGGTTCATGGAACGCAGCGAGTCCGAAGATCCGGAGCTGCAGCGCATGGTTCGCATCATCCTGGACCGTGTCCAGCCCAAGTGA
- the nadB gene encoding L-aspartate oxidase: protein MSQQFQHDVLVIGSGAAGLSLALTLPDHLRIAVLSKGDLSNGSTFWAQGGVAAVLDDTDTVQSHVEDTLNAGGGLCHEDAVRFTVEHSRESIQWLIDQGVPFTRDEHASVDDGGFEFHLTREGGHSHRRIIHAADATGAAIFTTLLSQARQRPNIELLEQRVAVDLITERRLGMDGDRCLGAYVLNRNTGEVDTYGARFTVLATGGAAKVYLYTSNPDGACGDGIAMAWRAGCRVANLEFNQFHPTCLYHPQAKSFLITEALRGEGALLRLPNGERFMPRFDPREELAPRDVVARAIDHEMKRLGVDCVYLDISHKPADFIKSHFPTVYERCLTFGIDITRQPIPVVPAAHYTCGGVMVDDHGHTDVPGLYAIGETSFTGLHGANRMASNSLLECFVYGRAAATDIEAHLDQITMPRALPCWDASQVTDSDEDVIIAHNWDELRRFMWDYVGIVRTSKRLQRAEHRVRLLLDEIDEFYSNYKVSRDLIELRNLAQVAELMIRSAMQRKESRGLHYTLDYPGMLAEARDTILQPPTYAD from the coding sequence ATGAGCCAACAATTCCAACATGATGTCCTCGTGATCGGCAGCGGCGCTGCTGGTCTGAGCCTGGCGCTGACCCTCCCCGACCACCTGCGCATTGCCGTACTCAGCAAGGGCGACCTGTCCAACGGTTCGACCTTCTGGGCCCAGGGCGGGGTCGCGGCAGTGCTGGATGACACCGACACGGTGCAATCCCACGTCGAGGACACGCTCAATGCAGGCGGCGGTCTGTGCCATGAAGATGCAGTGCGCTTCACCGTTGAGCATAGTCGCGAGTCGATCCAGTGGTTGATCGACCAGGGCGTACCGTTTACGCGAGATGAACATGCCAGTGTCGACGACGGCGGTTTCGAGTTTCACCTGACCCGCGAAGGTGGCCACAGCCATCGGCGTATCATTCATGCCGCCGACGCCACCGGCGCGGCAATCTTCACCACCTTGCTCAGCCAGGCGCGCCAGCGTCCGAACATCGAGTTGCTGGAGCAGCGGGTCGCGGTCGACCTGATCACCGAGCGGCGCCTGGGCATGGACGGCGACCGTTGCCTGGGCGCTTATGTACTCAATCGCAACACCGGCGAAGTCGATACCTATGGCGCCCGTTTCACCGTGCTGGCCACGGGCGGTGCGGCCAAGGTCTACCTGTACACCAGCAACCCCGACGGGGCCTGCGGCGATGGCATCGCCATGGCCTGGCGCGCCGGGTGCCGGGTGGCCAACCTAGAATTCAACCAGTTCCACCCCACCTGCCTGTACCACCCCCAGGCCAAGAGTTTCCTGATCACCGAGGCCCTGCGCGGCGAAGGCGCCCTGCTCAGGCTGCCCAATGGTGAACGCTTCATGCCGCGCTTCGATCCGCGTGAAGAGCTGGCACCGCGCGATGTCGTCGCCCGTGCCATCGACCACGAGATGAAGCGCCTGGGCGTGGACTGCGTGTACCTGGATATCAGCCACAAGCCGGCCGACTTCATCAAGAGCCACTTCCCCACCGTGTATGAACGCTGCCTGACCTTCGGCATCGACATCACCCGCCAACCGATCCCGGTAGTACCCGCTGCCCACTACACCTGCGGCGGCGTGATGGTGGACGATCACGGCCATACCGACGTACCCGGCCTCTACGCCATCGGTGAAACCAGCTTCACCGGCCTGCACGGCGCCAATCGCATGGCCAGCAACTCGCTGCTCGAATGCTTCGTCTACGGTCGTGCCGCGGCCACCGACATCGAGGCGCATCTGGACCAAATTACAATGCCCAGGGCGCTTCCCTGCTGGGATGCAAGCCAGGTCACCGATTCGGATGAAGACGTGATCATTGCGCACAACTGGGATGAGCTGCGGCGGTTCATGTGGGACTACGTGGGGATCGTGCGTACCAGCAAGCGCCTGCAGCGCGCCGAACACCGGGTGCGCCTGCTGCTGGACGAGATCGACGAGTTCTACAGCAACTACAAGGTCAGCCGCGACCTGATCGAGCTGCGCAACCTGGCCCAGGTGGCCGAGCTCATGATCCGCAGCGCCATGCAACGCAAGGAAAGCCGCGGCCTGCACTACACCCTGGATTACCCGGGCATGCTCGCCGAGGCCCGCGACACTATTCTGCAGCCGCCCACCTACGCCGACTGA
- the lepA gene encoding translation elongation factor 4, which produces MSDLSHIRNFSIIAHIDHGKSTLADRFIQMCGGLTAREMEAQVLDSMDLERERGITIKAHSVTLHYKAQDGKTYQLNFIDTPGHVDFTYEVSRSLAACEGALLVVDAGQGVEAQSVANCYTAIEQGLEVMPVLNKMDLPQADPDKVKDEIEKIIGIDATDAVACSAKSGMGVDEVLERLVHTIPAPTGDIEAPLQALIIDSWFDNYLGVVSLVRVRHGRVKKGDKILVKSTGKVHLVDSVGVFTPKHTQTADLKAGEVGFIIASIKDIHGAPVGDTLTLNSTPEVEVLPGFKRIQPQVYAGLFPVSSDDFEDFRDALQKLTLNDSSLQYQPESSDALGFGFRCGFLGMLHMEIIQERLEREYDLDLITTAPSVIFEVKLKTGETIYVDNPSKLPDVSAVEDFREPIVAATILVPQEHLGNVITLCIEKRGVQRDMQFLGSQVQVRYDLPMNEVVLDFFDRLKSTSRGYASLDYHFDRYQSANLVKLDVLINGDKVDALALIVHRDNAHYKGRALTEKMKELIPRQMFDVAIQAAIGGQIVARTTVKALRKNVLAKCYGGDVSRKRKLLEKQKAGKKRMKQVGNVEIPQEAFLAVLRLDS; this is translated from the coding sequence GTGAGTGATTTGAGTCATATCCGCAATTTCTCCATCATCGCCCACATTGACCATGGCAAGTCGACCCTGGCGGACCGTTTCATCCAGATGTGCGGCGGCTTGACCGCGCGTGAGATGGAAGCCCAGGTACTCGATTCCATGGACCTGGAGCGTGAGCGCGGTATCACCATCAAGGCCCACAGTGTCACCCTGCACTACAAGGCGCAGGACGGCAAAACCTATCAGCTGAACTTCATTGATACCCCCGGCCACGTTGACTTCACCTACGAAGTCAGCCGCTCGCTGGCGGCCTGTGAAGGTGCGCTGCTGGTGGTCGATGCCGGCCAGGGCGTAGAGGCTCAATCGGTCGCCAACTGCTACACCGCCATCGAGCAGGGCCTTGAGGTCATGCCGGTACTGAACAAGATGGACCTGCCCCAGGCAGATCCAGACAAGGTCAAGGACGAGATCGAGAAGATCATCGGCATTGACGCCACCGACGCCGTGGCCTGCAGCGCCAAGAGCGGCATGGGCGTGGACGAGGTGCTCGAGCGCCTGGTGCACACCATCCCTGCGCCAACAGGTGACATCGAGGCGCCCCTGCAGGCGCTGATCATCGACTCCTGGTTCGACAACTACCTGGGCGTCGTGTCCCTGGTGCGTGTGCGTCACGGCCGGGTGAAGAAAGGCGACAAGATTCTGGTCAAGTCCACCGGCAAGGTGCACCTGGTCGACAGCGTCGGTGTATTCACCCCCAAGCACACCCAGACTGCAGACCTGAAAGCCGGTGAAGTAGGCTTCATCATCGCCAGCATCAAGGACATTCACGGGGCGCCAGTGGGCGACACCCTGACCCTGAACTCGACTCCCGAGGTCGAGGTGCTGCCAGGTTTCAAACGCATTCAGCCTCAGGTTTACGCCGGCCTGTTCCCGGTCAGTTCCGATGATTTCGAAGATTTTCGTGATGCATTGCAGAAGCTGACCCTGAACGACTCGTCGCTGCAGTACCAGCCGGAAAGCTCCGATGCACTGGGCTTCGGTTTCCGTTGTGGCTTCCTTGGCATGCTGCACATGGAGATCATCCAGGAGCGCCTGGAGCGCGAATACGACCTGGACCTGATCACCACCGCGCCAAGCGTAATCTTCGAGGTCAAGCTCAAGACCGGCGAGACCATCTACGTCGATAACCCGTCGAAGCTGCCGGACGTATCCGCCGTCGAAGACTTCCGCGAGCCAATCGTCGCCGCCACCATCCTGGTGCCACAAGAGCACCTGGGCAACGTCATCACCCTGTGCATCGAGAAGCGTGGCGTACAGCGCGACATGCAGTTCCTCGGTTCGCAGGTGCAGGTGCGCTACGACCTGCCGATGAACGAAGTGGTACTGGACTTCTTCGACCGCCTGAAATCCACCAGCCGCGGCTATGCTTCGCTGGACTACCATTTCGACCGCTACCAGTCGGCCAATCTGGTCAAGCTCGATGTACTGATCAACGGTGACAAGGTCGACGCCCTGGCGCTGATCGTTCACCGCGACAATGCGCACTACAAGGGCCGCGCATTGACTGAGAAGATGAAGGAACTGATTCCTCGGCAGATGTTCGACGTGGCAATCCAGGCCGCCATTGGCGGGCAGATTGTGGCGCGAACCACTGTCAAGGCGCTCAGAAAGAACGTACTGGCCAAATGCTACGGTGGTGACGTGAGCCGTAAGCGCAAGCTTTTGGAAAAGCAGAAGGCCGGTAAGAAACGCATGAAACAGGTCGGTAACGTGGAGATTCCACAAGAAGCCTTCCTCGCCGTGCTCAGGTTGGATAGTTAG
- a CDS encoding sigma-E factor negative regulatory protein — protein MSREALQESLSAVMDNEADELELRRVLNAVDDAETRATWSRYQVARAAMHKELVLPQLDIASAVSAALADEATPVKVNRGPWRSLGRLAVAASVTVAVLAGVRLYNQDEISGAQLAAQQPAQQGLSVPQVQGPAVLAGYSESAEQPGPMANGVLQGQSGWHDQRLPGYLRQHAQEAALKGTESALPYARAASLENR, from the coding sequence ATGAGTCGTGAAGCTTTGCAGGAATCGCTGTCCGCGGTGATGGATAACGAAGCGGACGAACTGGAATTACGTCGGGTATTGAACGCCGTCGACGACGCCGAAACCCGTGCCACCTGGTCGCGTTACCAGGTTGCCCGTGCGGCAATGCACAAGGAACTGGTGCTGCCACAACTGGACATCGCCTCTGCCGTTTCTGCTGCGCTGGCTGACGAAGCCACGCCAGTCAAGGTCAACCGTGGTCCATGGCGCAGCCTGGGTCGCCTGGCTGTGGCCGCTTCGGTCACTGTTGCCGTGCTGGCCGGTGTACGCTTGTACAACCAGGACGAAATCAGCGGCGCCCAACTGGCTGCCCAGCAACCTGCCCAGCAGGGACTGAGCGTGCCACAGGTTCAAGGCCCTGCCGTGCTGGCAGGCTATAGTGAAAGTGCAGAACAGCCAGGCCCGATGGCCAACGGCGTCCTGCAGGGGCAATCCGGCTGGCACGACCAGCGTCTGCCCGGCTATCTGCGCCAGCATGCTCAGGAAGCAGCACTCAAGGGAACCGAGAGCGCTCTGCCTTATGCCCGTGCGGCAAGCCTGGAAAATCGCTGA
- the rpoE gene encoding RNA polymerase sigma factor RpoE — protein sequence MLTQEEDQQLVERVQRGDRRAFDLLVLKYQHKILGLIVRFVHDTHEAQDVAQEAFIKAYRALGNFRGDSAFYTWLYRIAINTAKNYLVSRGRRPPDSDVSSEDAEFYDGDHGLKDLESPERALLRDEIEGTVHRTIQQLPEDLRTALTLREFDGLSYEDIASVMQCPVGTVRSRIFRAREAIDKALQPLLQET from the coding sequence ATGCTAACCCAGGAAGAGGATCAGCAGCTTGTCGAGCGCGTGCAGCGTGGCGACAGGCGAGCGTTCGATCTGTTGGTGCTGAAGTATCAGCACAAGATTCTCGGGTTGATCGTGCGTTTTGTACACGACACCCATGAAGCGCAGGACGTGGCGCAGGAAGCTTTCATCAAAGCTTACCGGGCGCTGGGTAATTTTCGCGGCGACAGTGCCTTCTACACCTGGCTGTACCGCATTGCCATCAACACGGCAAAGAACTATCTGGTGTCCCGCGGTCGGCGGCCACCGGACAGCGATGTGAGCTCCGAGGATGCGGAGTTCTACGACGGCGACCACGGCCTCAAGGATCTTGAGTCTCCAGAGCGCGCGTTGTTGCGGGATGAGATCGAAGGCACCGTCCATCGGACTATTCAGCAACTGCCAGAAGATTTACGTACGGCGTTAACTTTACGTGAATTCGATGGTCTGAGTTACGAGGACATTGCGAGCGTCATGCAGTGTCCGGTGGGTACCGTGCGCTCTCGAATCTTCCGCGCTCGGGAGGCCATAGACAAAGCCCTGCAGCCGTTGTTGCAGGAAACCTGA
- a CDS encoding protein YgfX, with protein sequence MSSPSDRFECRWQGSRVLLAAYLASLLLALLALSLLQVPWWVKLLGSVCCLLHAGWMIPRRILLSHPHAISGLRRTPEGWQLYSRAQGWQPVQLRPDSLALPGLVVLRYRRKGRYWNEGLCIAHDALEPVQHRRLRVRLKFSRRRWAAAE encoded by the coding sequence GTGTCCAGCCCAAGTGATCGGTTCGAGTGTCGCTGGCAAGGCTCCAGGGTCTTGCTGGCGGCCTATCTGGCCAGCCTGCTGCTGGCCCTGCTGGCGCTGAGTCTTCTGCAAGTCCCGTGGTGGGTGAAGCTGCTGGGGAGTGTGTGTTGCCTGCTGCATGCGGGCTGGATGATTCCCCGACGTATCCTGCTCAGCCATCCCCACGCCATCAGTGGCTTGCGCCGAACCCCTGAAGGTTGGCAGCTCTACAGTCGAGCGCAGGGCTGGCAGCCGGTTCAATTGCGCCCCGACAGCCTGGCCTTGCCGGGCTTGGTTGTGCTGCGCTACCGCCGCAAGGGGCGGTATTGGAACGAGGGCCTGTGCATCGCACATGACGCGCTGGAGCCGGTGCAACACCGGCGCCTGCGCGTGCGGCTGAAGTTCAGTCGGCGTAGGTGGGCGGCTGCAGAATAG
- the era gene encoding GTPase Era — translation MTDTNTTRCGYVAIVGRPNVGKSTLLNHILGQKLAITSRKPQTTRHNMLGIKTEGDIQAIYVDTPGMHKSNEKALNRYMNKTASAALKDVDVVIFVVDRTKWTDEDQLVLERVQYVQGPVILAINKTDRIEEKADLIPHLQWLQEQLPNAEIVPISAQQGHNLEALEGLIAKHLPENDHFFPEDQITDRSSRFLAAELVREKIMRQLGAELPYQITVEIEEFKQQGKILHIHALILVERDGQKKIIIGDKGERIKRIGSEARKDMEVLFDAKVMLNLWVKVKGGWSDDERALRSLGYGDL, via the coding sequence ATGACTGATACGAATACTACCCGCTGCGGCTATGTTGCCATTGTCGGCCGCCCGAACGTGGGCAAGTCGACCCTGCTCAACCATATCCTTGGCCAGAAGCTGGCGATCACCTCGCGCAAGCCGCAGACCACCCGCCACAACATGCTCGGTATCAAGACCGAGGGTGACATCCAGGCTATCTACGTCGATACCCCGGGTATGCACAAGAGCAACGAAAAGGCGCTCAACCGCTACATGAACAAAACCGCCTCGGCCGCCCTCAAGGACGTCGACGTGGTGATCTTCGTGGTCGACCGCACCAAGTGGACCGACGAAGACCAGCTGGTGCTGGAGCGTGTGCAGTATGTGCAGGGCCCGGTGATACTGGCGATCAACAAGACCGACCGGATCGAAGAGAAAGCCGACCTGATCCCGCACCTGCAATGGCTGCAGGAGCAACTGCCAAACGCCGAGATCGTACCGATTTCCGCACAGCAGGGGCACAACCTCGAAGCCCTCGAAGGCCTGATCGCCAAGCACCTGCCGGAAAACGACCACTTCTTCCCGGAAGACCAGATCACCGACCGCAGCAGCCGCTTCCTCGCTGCTGAACTGGTGCGCGAAAAGATCATGCGCCAACTGGGTGCGGAGCTGCCGTACCAGATCACCGTCGAGATCGAAGAGTTCAAGCAGCAGGGCAAGATCCTGCACATTCATGCGCTGATCCTGGTCGAGCGTGACGGCCAGAAGAAGATCATCATTGGCGACAAGGGCGAGCGGATCAAGCGCATCGGCTCCGAGGCGCGCAAGGATATGGAAGTGCTGTTCGACGCCAAGGTCATGCTCAACCTCTGGGTCAAGGTCAAGGGTGGCTGGTCCGACGACGAACGCGCCCTGCGTTCGCTGGGCTACGGTGACCTCTGA
- the rnc gene encoding ribonuclease III has protein sequence MSVSLSRLERQLGYTFKNQELMLLALTHRSFAGRNNERLEFLGDAILNFVAGEALFERFPQAREGQLSRLRARLVKGETLAVLARGFDLGEYLRLGSGELKSGGFRRESILADALEALIGAIYLDSDMQTARERVLAWLTGEFESLTLVDTNKDPKTRLQEFLQSRACELPRYEVVDIQGEPHCRTFFVECEVTLLTEKSRGQGVSRRIAEQVAAAAALIALGVENGND, from the coding sequence GTGAGCGTTTCCTTGAGCCGCCTCGAGCGCCAGCTCGGCTACACCTTCAAGAACCAGGAGCTGATGCTGCTGGCCCTCACGCACCGCAGTTTTGCCGGTCGCAACAATGAACGCCTCGAGTTCCTCGGCGATGCGATCCTCAACTTCGTCGCCGGCGAGGCGCTGTTCGAGCGCTTCCCTCAAGCACGGGAAGGCCAGCTGTCACGCTTGCGTGCACGTCTGGTCAAGGGCGAGACCCTGGCTGTGCTGGCCCGTGGTTTCGACCTGGGCGAGTACCTGCGCCTGGGTTCCGGTGAGCTGAAGAGCGGTGGCTTCCGTCGCGAGTCGATCCTGGCCGACGCTCTGGAGGCGTTGATTGGCGCCATCTACCTGGACTCGGACATGCAGACCGCCCGCGAGCGCGTGCTGGCCTGGCTGACCGGTGAGTTCGAGAGCCTGACCCTGGTCGATACCAACAAAGATCCGAAGACCCGTCTGCAGGAATTCCTGCAGTCGCGGGCCTGCGAACTGCCGCGATACGAAGTGGTGGATATTCAAGGTGAACCCCATTGCCGGACGTTTTTCGTCGAATGCGAAGTGACCCTTTTGACTGAAAAAAGCCGAGGGCAGGGTGTTAGCCGGCGTATCGCCGAGCAAGTGGCGGCCGCCGCAGCACTGATCGCCTTGGGCGTGGAGAATGGCAATGACTGA
- the lepB gene encoding signal peptidase I — protein MSLNFPLLLVIAVAVCGLLALVDLLFLAPRRRSAIANYQGSVRQPEMAVVEQLNKEPLLVEYGKSFFPVLFIVLVLRSFLVEPFQIPSGSMKPTLEVGDFILVNKFSYGIRLPVIDKKVIEIGDPQRGDVMVFRYPSDPNVNYIKRVVGLPGDQIRYTSDKKLFVNGQPIAEQLVGTEPGTLGSAELYKEKLGETEHMIRKEMSRYRMPPDQQWTVPAGHYFMMGDNRDNSNDSRYWDDPNIPKALHGMVPDQNIVGKAFAVWMSWPEPKLSHFPNLSRVGLIK, from the coding sequence ATGTCGCTAAATTTCCCGCTGTTGCTAGTCATCGCCGTTGCCGTCTGCGGTCTGTTGGCCCTGGTCGATCTGCTGTTCCTGGCGCCTCGCCGGCGTTCGGCGATCGCCAACTATCAGGGCAGCGTCCGCCAGCCCGAAATGGCAGTGGTCGAGCAGTTGAACAAGGAACCGTTGCTGGTCGAGTACGGTAAGTCGTTCTTCCCGGTGCTGTTCATTGTCCTGGTGCTGCGTTCGTTCCTGGTCGAGCCTTTCCAAATCCCGTCGGGATCGATGAAGCCGACCCTGGAAGTGGGCGATTTCATCCTGGTGAACAAGTTCTCCTACGGGATTCGCCTGCCGGTGATCGACAAGAAGGTCATCGAGATCGGTGATCCACAGCGTGGCGATGTGATGGTGTTCCGCTATCCGAGCGACCCGAACGTCAACTACATCAAGCGTGTGGTTGGCCTGCCGGGCGATCAGATCCGCTACACCAGCGACAAGAAGCTGTTCGTCAACGGTCAGCCGATTGCCGAACAACTGGTCGGCACCGAGCCGGGCACCCTGGGCAGTGCCGAACTGTACAAGGAAAAGCTCGGTGAAACCGAACACATGATCCGCAAGGAAATGAGCCGTTACCGCATGCCGCCTGACCAGCAATGGACAGTCCCGGCCGGTCACTACTTCATGATGGGCGACAACCGCGACAACTCCAACGACAGCCGTTACTGGGATGACCCCAATATTCCCAAGGCGCTGCATGGCATGGTCCCGGACCAGAATATCGTCGGCAAGGCCTTCGCGGTCTGGATGAGCTGGCCAGAGCCCAAACTCAGCCACTTCCCGAACCTTTCGCGAGTGGGCCTGATCAAGTAA